The sequence below is a genomic window from Cryobacterium arcticum.
CGGCGTCCACGGATCGTCCCGCGGGGTCTCGACAGGCTCGACCGGCGGTTGGGCTGCGTCGCGCTGTCGGGTTCGGGCGGATGCGTGTGTGTCGTGCCCCCACGGTGGTCGAGCTTGTCGAGACCCGGTTCGGATTGCGGGGTCTCGACAGGCTCGACCGGCGGTTGGGTTGAGTCGCACTGTCGGGTTCGGGTGGTTGCGTGTGTGTCGTGCCCCCGCGGTGGTCGAGCTTGTCGAGACCAGGTGACGTGAGTGTGTGTCGTGCCCCCGCGGTGGTCGAGCTTGTCGAGACCAGGTGACGTGAGTGTGTGTCGTGCCCTCACGGTGGTCGAGCTTGTCGAGACCCGGTTCGGCTTGCGGGGTCTCGACAGGCTCGACCGGCGGTTGGGTTGAGTCGCGCTGTCGGGTTCGGGCGGATGCGTGTGTGTCGTGCCCTCACGGTGGTCGAGCTTGTCGAGACCAGGTGACGTGAGTGTGTGTCGTGCCCCCACGGTGGTCGAGCTTGTCGAGACCCGGTTCGGCTTGCGGGGTCTCGACAGGCTCGACCGGCGGTTGGGTTGAGTCGCACTGTCGGGTTCGGGTGGTTGCGTGTGTGTCGTGCCCCCGCGGTGGTCGAGCTTGTCGAGACCAGGTGACGTGAGTGTGTGTCGTGCCCTCACGGTGGTCGAGCTTGTCGAGACCCGGTTCGGCTTGCGGGGTCTCGACAGGCTCGACCGGCGGTTGGGTTGAGTCGCGCTGTCGGGTTCGGGCGGATGCGTGTGTGTCGTGCCCTCACGGTGGTCGAGCTTGTCGAGACCAGGTGACGTGAGTGTGTGTCGTGCCCCCACGGTGGTCGAGCTTGTCGAGACCTGGTTCGGCTTGCGGGGTCTCGACAGGCTCGACCGGCGGTTGGGTTGAGTCGCACTGTCGGGTTCGGGTGGTTGCGTGTGTGTCGTGCCCTCACGGTGGTCGAGCTTGTCGAGACCAGGTACGTGAACACAGGGTTACCCCGATCGCCGCGAGTAGAATTCCGGCGTGCGCACCCTTCTGAACATCATCTGGCTCGTGCTGAGCGGCTTCTGGCTGTTCCTCGGCTACGTGGCCGCCGGTGTTGTGCTCTGCATCCTGATCATTACGATCCCGTGGGGCATCGCCTCGTTCCGCATCGGCGCCTACGCGCTCTGGCCATTCGGCCGCACCGTGGTCGCCAAGCCCACCAGCGGCGCCTTCTCGTTCCTCGGCAACGTGATCTGGGTCATTCTTGCCGGCTGGTGGCTGGCCCTGGCGCACATCGTCTCGGGTATCGCGCTCTGCGTCACGATCATCGGCATCCCGATGGGTATCGCCGACTTCAAGCTCGTGCCGGTCTCGCTCGCGCCGCTCGGCAAGGAGATCGTGCCGGTCGGCACCGGCGAGTTCGATCGGGCCCGCGCCCGCCAGGCGTGACTCAGTCCGCCCGAGTTCTTTCCGTCCGAAAGCGTGACACATCCGCGGTTCACCCCGTCTGACAGGTAACCCGCTTTTGCATGAGAGCCGCCCCTGGCGGCACCGGCCAACGTCCAGCTCCCGGTCGGCCGGCATCCCGAGGAGGATACATGACCAGTCAGAGCAACACTCCTCCGCCCGTATCCCCGAGCTCCGACCCTGTGAAGCCCGACGAGGTCGACCCGGAGACGGGGACCGATCCTGAGGGCAAGCCCGTCGAGAACCCGTCCGGCTGAAACGGCCGGCCGGGAGACCGCATCTCCGCACCCAACCCCCGGAGCGGTGCAGGGCGCTCAGGCGCCGCCCGGGGTCGATAACGCATGCCGGCGTGACGAATCCCGGTCACGACCCGTCTTAGAGGTACGGAGCAGTTCGGGCGGCTTCGATCGTTTCTCA
It includes:
- a CDS encoding YccF domain-containing protein: MRTLLNIIWLVLSGFWLFLGYVAAGVVLCILIITIPWGIASFRIGAYALWPFGRTVVAKPTSGAFSFLGNVIWVILAGWWLALAHIVSGIALCVTIIGIPMGIADFKLVPVSLAPLGKEIVPVGTGEFDRARARQA